The proteins below are encoded in one region of Corvus hawaiiensis isolate bCorHaw1 chromosome 3, bCorHaw1.pri.cur, whole genome shotgun sequence:
- the REL gene encoding proto-oncogene c-Rel: MAGGLEPYIEIFEQPRQRGMRFRYKCEGRSAGSIPGEHSTENNKTFPSIQILNYFGKVKIRTTLVTKNEPYKPHPHDLVGKDCRDGYYEAEFGPERRVLSFQNLGIQCVKKKDLKESISLRISKKINPFNVPEEQLHNIDEYDLNVVRLCFQAFLPDEHGNYTRALPPLISNPIYDNRAPNTAELRICRVNKNCGSVKGGDEIFLLCDKVQKDDIEVRFVLDNWEAKGSFSQADVHRQVAIVFRTPPFLKDITEPVTVKMQLRRPSDQEVSEPMDFRYLPDEKDPYGNKAKRQRSTLAWQKLIQDCGSSTTTERPKVAPFPVVTPEGKLIKKEPNMFPSALMMPGLGALANTSQLYPGCSQLAPAVGPGKQDVLSPCWLHGSAAPAGLLGAHPPNSFSTEPPPAAPGSSSLPAFHDSALAWTDEKDSGFFRTYGSTNGPGAVVSAAELHSLPGGSASSAGMLGMDTDDMNCTSISLEKFNAVLGAGSHRQQLQLPPAAPGSGAATFASQPGLADPVYSFIDQEVLSEPRLSSSHQGSLADGQFYDTDGVHTDELYQSFPFDNILQSYNP, from the exons ATGGCCG gtggCCTTGAGCCCTACATTGAAATATTTGAGCAACCCAGGCAAAGGGGCATGCGTTTCAGATACAAATGTGAGGGAAGATCAGCAGGCAGCATTCCAGGAGAACACAGTACTGAAAACAATAAGACCTTCCCTTCCATCCAG ATTCTGAACTATTTTGGAAAAGTCAAAATAAGAACTACGTTGGTAACGAAGAATGAACCCTACAAGCCACACCCTCATGATCTGGTTGGAAAAGACTGCAGAGATGGCTACTACGAAGCTGAGTTTGGGCCAGAACGGCGAGTCCTCTC CTTTCAGAACTTGGGCATTCAGtgtgtgaagaagaaagacctgaAGGAATCCATTTCTTTACGAATCTCGAAGAAAATTAACCCTTTCAATG tgccagaggagcagctgcacaACATCGACGAGTACGACCTCAACGTTGTGCGACTCTGCTTCCAAGCTTTCCTTCCTGATGAGCACGGCAACTACACGAGAGCCCTTCCTCCTTTGATTTCCAACCCCATCTATGACAACA GAGCTCCCAACACCGCAGAATTGAGAATCTGTCGTGTGAACAAGAACTGTGGAAGCGTCAAAGGAGGagatgaaatatttctgctgtgtgACAAAGTTCAGAAAG ATGACATAGAAGTCAGGTTTGTCCTGGACAACTGGGAGGCCAAAGGTTCGTTTTCCCAAGCCGACGTTCACCGCCAGGTCGCAATCGTGTTCAGGACGCCGCCGTTCCTCAAAGACATCACTGAGCCCGTCACGGTGAAGATGCAGCTGCGGAGGCCCTCTGACCAGGAAGTCAGTGAACCCATGGATTTCAGATACCTGCCAGATGAAAAGG ATCCATATGGCAACAAAGCAAAAAGGCAAAGATCAACGTTGGCTTGGCAGAAGCTCATACAGGACTGTg GATCAAGCACCACGACGGAGAGGCCCAAAGTAGCCCCATTCCCCGTCGTCACCCCTGAAGGGAAGCTGATTAAGAAAG AACCAAACATGTTTCCATCCGCGCTGATGATGCCAGGGTTAGGCGCCCTGGCCAACACGAGTCAGCTGTAccccggctgctcccagctggcgCCGGCGGTGGGGCCGGGCAAGCAGGACGTGCTGTCCCCGTGCTGGCTGCACGGCTCTGCGGCCCCGGCCGGGCTGCTCGGCGCCCACCCGCCCAACAGCTTCTCCACGGAGcccccgccggccgccccgggcagcagctccctcccgGCCTTCCACGACAGCGCCCTGGCCTGGACCGACGAGAAGGACTCGGGATTCTTCCGGACCTACGGCAGCACGAACGGGCCGGGGGCGGTGGTGTCGGCCGCCGAGCTGCACAGCCTGCCCGGCGGCAGCGCCTCCAGCGCCGGCATGCTCGGCATGGACACGGACGACATGAACTGCACCAgcatcagcctggagaagtTCAACGCCGTGCTGGGCGCGGGCAGCCAccggcagcagctgcagctgcccccgGCCGCCCCGGGCAGCGGCGCCGCCACTTTCGCGTCGCAGCCCGGCCTGGCCGACCCCGTTTACAGCTTCATCgaccaggaggtgctgagcgAACCCAGACTGTCCAGCAGCCACCAGGGCAGCCTGGCAGACGGCCAGTTCTATGACACCGACGGTGTCCACACTGATGAGCTCTATCAGTCCTTCCCCTTTGATAACATTTTACAGAGCTATAACCCGTGA